In Apium graveolens cultivar Ventura chromosome 10, ASM990537v1, whole genome shotgun sequence, the following are encoded in one genomic region:
- the LOC141692418 gene encoding uncharacterized protein LOC141692418 isoform X2 yields the protein MGQVLDKVQGKQWRRTQIQKISDKVFDRVKNETGHDGLTFEDLYIAVLLVYNEINKRLPGPHFDPPSKEQVETLMQECDLNLDGVLNRAEFVKFIKHSTKDTFFVVSQGLIVTLAVAPTVALLTKRSTEGIPHLGRIVQKLPTSVYASIITLAVVLFQNSSQAIE from the exons ATGGGTCAAGTTTTAGATAAAGTCCAAG GAAAGCAGTGGAGGCGGACACAAATACAGAAGATATCGGACAAGGTCTTTGACCGTGTCAAAAATGAAACTGGACATGATGGTTTGACATTTGAAGACCTGTACATTGCTGTATTACTTGTATATAA TGAGATTAACAAACGGTTACCTGGACCACATTTTGACCCTCCATCGAAAGAACAGGTCGAAACTTTGATGCAG GAATGTGATTTGAACCTTGATGGAGTACTAAACCGTGCGGAGTTTGTGAAATTCATCAAACATTCAACGAAGGATACATTCTTCGTTGTTAGTCAGGGACTGATTGTCACTTTGGCAGTGGCGCCAACAGTTGCATTACTTACTAAGAGGTCAACCGAGGGAATTCCCCATCTCGGGAGAATTGTGCAAAAGTTACCCACTTCAGTGTACGCCTCCATTATCACACTCGCGGTTGTGCTGTTCCAGAACTCATCTCAGGCAATTGAATGA
- the LOC141693683 gene encoding glutathione transferase GST 23-like, which translates to MADEVKLLRTWSSPFALRIVWALKLKGVEFETIFEDLAKKSSLLIENNPVHKKVPVLLHNGRSVCESFVILEYIDETWTNGHPLFSKDPYEKAEARFWAKFGDDKLWLSVRGILFGNEAEQEDAKAQAREHLKYLEEQLEGKKYFGGEAIGYLDLAVGWMANLLSVLDEITGHVLIEELKFPLLWKWMQVFSDAPVIKESWPSRDKLVVKFRAMRDLYLAGKN; encoded by the exons ATGGCAGATGAAGTAAAGCTTTTGAGGACATGGTCAAGTCCATTTGCATTGAGAATAGTATGGGCATTGAAACTAAAAGGCGTGGAATTCGAAACCATTTTCGAAGATCTTGCCAAAAAAAGCTCTTTGCTTATTGAGAACAATCCTGTTCATAAGAAGGTGCCAGTGCTCCTGCACAATGGCAGAAGTGTCTGCGAGTCCTTTGTGATCCTTGAGTACATTGACGAAACATGGACAAATGGCCATCCTCTATTTTCTAAAGATCCATATGAGAAAGCTGAAGCTCGTTTCTGGGCCAAGTTTGGCGATGACAAG TTGTGGCTATCAGTCCGCGGAATTCTGTTTGGTAACGAGGCAGAGCAAGAGGATGCTAAAGCTCAAGCAAGGGAGCATTTGAAATATTTAGAGGAACAACTCGAGGGAAAAAAGTATTTTGGGGGCGAGGCAATTGGATATCTTGATCTTGCAGTTGGCTGGATGGCCAATCTGCTGAGTGTATTAGATGAAATAACTGGACATGTATTGATTGAGGAGCTTAAATTTCCATTGTTATGGAAATGGATGCAGGTCTTTTCGGATGCTCCGGTGATCAAAGAAAGCTGGCCATCCCGAGACAAGCTTGTCGTCAAGTTCCGAGCCATGCGTGATTTATACCTTGCAGGCAAAAATTAA
- the LOC141692418 gene encoding uncharacterized protein LOC141692418 isoform X1 codes for MLLQATPINFISSKDCLSFGPARIFWPKSVCPCFHIELKKRRGLRNGSRIQASLTETAILWAGRVFIHYALLKIGLAGSSASPRIPSGKQWRRTQIQKISDKVFDRVKNETGHDGLTFEDLYIAVLLVYNEINKRLPGPHFDPPSKEQVETLMQECDLNLDGVLNRAEFVKFIKHSTKDTFFVVSQGLIVTLAVAPTVALLTKRSTEGIPHLGRIVQKLPTSVYASIITLAVVLFQNSSQAIE; via the exons ATGCTTCTACAGGCCACACCTATCAACTTCATTTCCAGTAAAGATTGTTTAAGTTTTGGTCCTGCTAGAATTTTTTGGCCTAAAAGTGTGTGCCCATGTTTTCATATTGAGTTGAAAAAGAGGAGGGGTTTACGTAATGGATCAAGAATACAGGCTTCATTGACTGAGACCGCGATTTTGTGGGCTGGGAGAGTTTTTATTCATTATGCCTTGTTGAAAATTGGTTTGGCTGGATCTTCTGCTAGCCCGCGTATTCCGTCAG GAAAGCAGTGGAGGCGGACACAAATACAGAAGATATCGGACAAGGTCTTTGACCGTGTCAAAAATGAAACTGGACATGATGGTTTGACATTTGAAGACCTGTACATTGCTGTATTACTTGTATATAA TGAGATTAACAAACGGTTACCTGGACCACATTTTGACCCTCCATCGAAAGAACAGGTCGAAACTTTGATGCAG GAATGTGATTTGAACCTTGATGGAGTACTAAACCGTGCGGAGTTTGTGAAATTCATCAAACATTCAACGAAGGATACATTCTTCGTTGTTAGTCAGGGACTGATTGTCACTTTGGCAGTGGCGCCAACAGTTGCATTACTTACTAAGAGGTCAACCGAGGGAATTCCCCATCTCGGGAGAATTGTGCAAAAGTTACCCACTTCAGTGTACGCCTCCATTATCACACTCGCGGTTGTGCTGTTCCAGAACTCATCTCAGGCAATTGAATGA